In a genomic window of Phaenicophaeus curvirostris isolate KB17595 chromosome Z, BPBGC_Pcur_1.0, whole genome shotgun sequence:
- the ISL1 gene encoding insulin gene enhancer protein ISL-1 isoform X1, producing MGDMGDPPKKKRLISLCVGCGNQIHDQYILRVSPDLEWHAACLKCAECNQYLDETCTCFVRDGKTYCKRDYIRLYGIKCAKCSIGFSKNDFVMRARAKVYHIECFRCVACSRQLIPGDEFALREDGLFCRADHDVVERASLGAGDPLSPLHPARPLQMAAEPISARQPALRPHVHKQPEKTTRVRTVLNEKQLHTLRTCYAANPRPDALMKEQLVEMTGLSPRVIRVWFQNKRCKDKKRSIMMKQLQQQQPNDKTNIQGMTGTPMVAASPERHDGGLQANPVEVQSYQPPWKVLSDFALQSDIDQPAFQQLVNFSEGGPGSNSTGSEVASMSSQLPDTPNSMVASPIEA from the exons ATGGGAGACATGGGAGACCCACCAAAAA aaaaacgCCTGATTTCCCTATGTGTTGGTTGCGGCAATCAAATTCACGATCAGTATATTCTGAGGGTTTCTCCGGATTTGGAATGGCATGCGGCGTGTTTGAAGTGTGCAGAGTGTAATCAGTATTTGGACGAGACCTGTACGTGCTTTGTTAGGGATGGCAAAACCTACTGTAAGAGAGATTATATCAG GTTATACGGCATCAAGTGCGCCAAGTGCAGCATCGGCTTCAGCAAGAACGACTTCGTGATGCGCGCCCGCGCCAAGGTGTACCACATCGAGTGTTTCCGCTGCGTGGCCTGCAGCCGGCAGCTCATCCCCGGCGACGAGTTCGCGCTGCGGGAGGACGGCCTCTTCTGCCGGGCGGACCACGACGTGGTGGAGCGGGCCAGCCTGGGCGCCGGAGACCCGCTCAGCCCCCTGCACCCGGCCCGGCCGCTGCAGATGGCAG CAGAACCTATCTCTGCCAGACAGCCAGCTCTGCGACCCCACGTCCACAAACAGCCCGAGAAGACCACCCGAGTCCGGACTGTCCTAAATGAAAAACAGCTTCACACCTTGAGGACCTGCTACGCTGCCAACCCCAGACCTGACGCCCTCATGAAAGAGCAACTGGTAGAAATGACTGGCCTCAGCCCGAGGGTCATCAGGGTTTGGTTTCAAAACAAGCGGTgcaaggacaaaaaaaggagCATTATGATGAAACAACTTCAGCAACAGCAACCCAATGATAAAACT AATATCCAGGGGATGACAGGAACTCCGATGGTGGCTGCTAGTCCGGAGAGACATGACGGTGGTTTACAGGCTAACCCGGTGGAGGTGCAGAGTTACCAACCGCCCTGGAAAGTACTGAGTGACTTCGCATTACAGAGTGACATAGATCAACCTGCTTTTCAGCAACTA GTTAATTTTTCAGAAGGAGGACCTGGTTCCAATTCTACTGGAAGTGAAGTAGCATCAATGTCCTCCCAGCTGCCAGATACACCCAACAGCATGGTAGCCAGTCCTATTGAGGCATGA
- the ISL1 gene encoding insulin gene enhancer protein ISL-1 isoform X2, with translation MGDMGDPPKKKRLISLCVGCGNQIHDQYILRVSPDLEWHAACLKCAECNQYLDETCTCFVRDGKTYCKRDYIRLYGIKCAKCSIGFSKNDFVMRARAKVYHIECFRCVACSRQLIPGDEFALREDGLFCRADHDVVERASLGAGDPLSPLHPARPLQMAEPISARQPALRPHVHKQPEKTTRVRTVLNEKQLHTLRTCYAANPRPDALMKEQLVEMTGLSPRVIRVWFQNKRCKDKKRSIMMKQLQQQQPNDKTNIQGMTGTPMVAASPERHDGGLQANPVEVQSYQPPWKVLSDFALQSDIDQPAFQQLVNFSEGGPGSNSTGSEVASMSSQLPDTPNSMVASPIEA, from the exons ATGGGAGACATGGGAGACCCACCAAAAA aaaaacgCCTGATTTCCCTATGTGTTGGTTGCGGCAATCAAATTCACGATCAGTATATTCTGAGGGTTTCTCCGGATTTGGAATGGCATGCGGCGTGTTTGAAGTGTGCAGAGTGTAATCAGTATTTGGACGAGACCTGTACGTGCTTTGTTAGGGATGGCAAAACCTACTGTAAGAGAGATTATATCAG GTTATACGGCATCAAGTGCGCCAAGTGCAGCATCGGCTTCAGCAAGAACGACTTCGTGATGCGCGCCCGCGCCAAGGTGTACCACATCGAGTGTTTCCGCTGCGTGGCCTGCAGCCGGCAGCTCATCCCCGGCGACGAGTTCGCGCTGCGGGAGGACGGCCTCTTCTGCCGGGCGGACCACGACGTGGTGGAGCGGGCCAGCCTGGGCGCCGGAGACCCGCTCAGCCCCCTGCACCCGGCCCGGCCGCTGCAGATGGCAG AACCTATCTCTGCCAGACAGCCAGCTCTGCGACCCCACGTCCACAAACAGCCCGAGAAGACCACCCGAGTCCGGACTGTCCTAAATGAAAAACAGCTTCACACCTTGAGGACCTGCTACGCTGCCAACCCCAGACCTGACGCCCTCATGAAAGAGCAACTGGTAGAAATGACTGGCCTCAGCCCGAGGGTCATCAGGGTTTGGTTTCAAAACAAGCGGTgcaaggacaaaaaaaggagCATTATGATGAAACAACTTCAGCAACAGCAACCCAATGATAAAACT AATATCCAGGGGATGACAGGAACTCCGATGGTGGCTGCTAGTCCGGAGAGACATGACGGTGGTTTACAGGCTAACCCGGTGGAGGTGCAGAGTTACCAACCGCCCTGGAAAGTACTGAGTGACTTCGCATTACAGAGTGACATAGATCAACCTGCTTTTCAGCAACTA GTTAATTTTTCAGAAGGAGGACCTGGTTCCAATTCTACTGGAAGTGAAGTAGCATCAATGTCCTCCCAGCTGCCAGATACACCCAACAGCATGGTAGCCAGTCCTATTGAGGCATGA